Proteins co-encoded in one Streptomyces sp. JH34 genomic window:
- a CDS encoding zf-HC2 domain-containing protein, whose translation MTADRGDDPHVRQMLGAYVLDALGTEESGHVARHLQRCGVCAAAYVEVADAVSLLALLDVDDLLE comes from the coding sequence ATGACCGCCGACCGCGGCGACGACCCGCATGTGCGGCAGATGCTGGGAGCCTATGTGCTGGACGCCCTCGGGACGGAGGAGAGCGGCCATGTCGCCAGGCACCTCCAGCGGTGCGGAGTGTGCGCCGCGGCCTACGTCGAGGTCGCGGACGCGGTGTCCCTGCTCGCGCTGCTCGACGTGGACGACCTGCTCGAGTAG
- a CDS encoding universal stress protein, whose protein sequence is MTDQRQHRFERGTDGPKVIVAGIDGSESSMRAAAYAAGLARRQNSMLALVYVQPVLSAGAALGAPVADATGEVAEGLVNEIRTATERLKDIWNVRWEFHTFRGDPYNGLVTAADELKADAVVVGASESAGHRFIGSVAVRLVKAGRWPVTVVP, encoded by the coding sequence GTGACAGACCAGCGACAACACCGGTTCGAGCGCGGTACGGACGGTCCCAAGGTGATCGTCGCCGGCATCGACGGATCCGAGTCCTCGATGCGGGCGGCGGCGTACGCGGCCGGCCTGGCCCGTCGGCAGAACTCGATGCTCGCCCTCGTCTACGTCCAGCCGGTGCTGTCGGCCGGCGCCGCCCTGGGAGCCCCGGTCGCCGACGCCACCGGGGAGGTGGCCGAGGGGCTGGTGAACGAGATCAGGACCGCGACGGAACGCCTCAAGGACATATGGAACGTCCGCTGGGAGTTCCACACGTTCCGCGGTGATCCGTACAACGGGCTCGTGACGGCGGCCGACGAGCTCAAGGCCGACGCGGTGGTCGTGGGCGCGTCGGAGTCCGCCGGACACCGCTTCATCGGCTCGGTGGCGGTCAGGCTCGTGAAGGCGGGCCGCTGGCCGGTCACCGTCGTACCGTGA
- a CDS encoding sigma-70 family RNA polymerase sigma factor — MTTATTDERALAELQREHGPALFHFLLGLTFGDRQRAEDLLQETLVRAWQHPEAFDAPYDSMRPWLFTVARRLAIDARRSRQARPPEVSDAVLESAPAQDDTAASAVHALDVRQAVRTLSPEHRAVLVQIYFRGLSVGETARVLGIPSGTVKSRSYYALRLLSRNLPGYSSRSSTSSSASRDTASATST; from the coding sequence ATGACCACCGCGACGACCGATGAGCGGGCTCTCGCGGAGCTGCAGCGGGAACACGGGCCCGCGCTGTTCCACTTCCTGCTGGGACTGACCTTCGGCGACCGGCAGCGGGCGGAGGACCTGCTGCAGGAGACCCTGGTACGCGCCTGGCAGCACCCGGAGGCGTTCGACGCGCCCTACGACTCGATGCGCCCGTGGCTCTTCACCGTCGCCCGGCGGCTCGCCATAGACGCCCGCAGGTCCCGCCAGGCCCGGCCGCCGGAGGTCAGCGACGCGGTCCTGGAGAGCGCCCCCGCCCAGGACGACACCGCGGCCTCGGCGGTCCACGCGCTCGATGTCCGCCAAGCCGTGCGGACGCTCAGCCCCGAGCACCGCGCGGTGCTCGTGCAGATCTACTTCCGGGGGCTCAGCGTGGGCGAGACCGCGCGGGTACTCGGCATACCCTCGGGGACCGTCAAGTCCCGCTCGTACTACGCGCTGCGGCTGCTGAGCCGTAATCTGCCCGGCTACTCGAGCAGGTCGTCCACGTCGAGCAGCGCGAGCAGGGACACCGCGTCCGCGACCTCGACGTAG